Sequence from the bacterium genome:
GGGCGGTCCGGTTGCTCTCCTCCTCGCCGTAGCGGTCCTTCATCACCCCGGAGACGTGGTCGGCCCCGTACATGCCATGGCCATGGAGAGCCAGCAGGATGGCGTCGGGCTTCGCCATGCCGTCGGGGACGAGACGGTACAGGAAGATGTGGTCGCCGAAGGGCGACTCGAGCGCCCACTGCTCGCGGGTGAAGCCCTCGACGCGCTCGGAGGCGAGCATCCAGGCCTTAGGCTTCGTCACCCTGGCGGGCCAAAAGCCGAGCAGCTCGCGCAACTTCTTGCGGGCCTTCTTCTGCCAGGGGGCGAAGTGGTCCTTCGCGCCGGTCTCGTCATACCCCAGCTCGCGGGGCATGGCGGCGGTCCACTGCTGCAGCAGCTTGATGGTGGAACGGAAGTTAGGCTTGGGGGGCATGGCATGGTCTCCTGTAGTGGCGCGATTTATCGCGCCCGTGGGCTCGATGAATCGAGCCGCTACGCCCGCTTCTCCATCACCCCGCGCAGGACCTCACAGTTCCTCGCCACGGCCTCGTCGTCGTTCCAGGGCATGACGCCGAACATGATGAGCTGCTGAGCGGTGGCTTCCGCCTGCGGGCACACGCCCTGCTTGTAGTGGACGTAGTCGGGCAGCGGAATGCCGATGGAGGTGCGGCGGGCAGCCTCCATCTGCTGGTAGCAGGCCTCCAGGTAGTTGATCTCGGCGTACCGGCCGACGCTCCCACCGGCCTCGCTGACCCACTGTGCCACCTCGGCCGCACTGAAGCCTGTCGCCGGGTCCACCATGACCGGGTAGGCCCAGTAGTTGGGCACGGTGTCGGGATAGGGCTGCGGTAGCAGCAGGCCCGGCGTGCCGGACAGGGCCGCGGTGAGGGCGTCGGCGACCTGCTTCCGGCGGGCCTTGAGGCGCTCGATCTGATGGAGCTGTCCCAGTGCCGCCGCGCCCTGCAGGTTGCTCATGCGATAGTTGTGGCCGAAGGCGAAGTGGCCGCGCGTCAGCAGCGGGCCGACCGGCGGCGACGAGGGCCGCGCCACACCGAAGCGATACCAGGGCATCCCGCAGTTGCAGAACAGCACCGTGCGTTTGTACGCTTCCTCGTCATCGGTGGCGATGATCCCGCCCTCGCCACTGGTCAGGTGCTTGCTCTGTTGCAGGCTCCAGCAGGCGGTGTCGCCGATGGTGCCGGTGAGCTTGCCCTGCCACACGCCGTCGTAACACTGCGCGCAGTCCTCGACGACCTTGAGGCCGTGCTTCTTGGCGACTTGCAGGATCGGGCCCATGTTGGCGGGCTGGCCCCACAAGTGTACGACCACGACGGCCTTCGCGCGTGGCGTGAGCGCGGCCTCGATGGTCTCCGCGGTCAGCACGAAGTTGCGCGGGTCCACATCGGCGAACACGGGCACGAGGCCCAGGCCGACGGGGGCGATGCTGGAGGCGATGAACGAGCACGGGGTGACGATGACCTCATCGCCCGGCTCCAGGCCCAGCGCCGCGAGGGCGGCTTCGTTGGCACAGGTGCCTGAGCAGTTCGCATGGACATAGCGCCGGCCGAGGTGGGCGGCGAACTCGTCCTCAAACATGGCGACGGGGCCTTCATCGCCCGCGCCGCGCCACAGCTCCTGCGAGTCCACGACCGCGCCGATCAGTTCCTTCTCTTCGCTGCCGATGTAGACGTACTTGTCGCTCATGGTGTTACCCCTGATGTTGTCACTCAGTCGCGCCCTGACGCCGAAGCTTGTCCACGAGATCGTCCCGCTTGGCGTGAAGGACGAGTCCCAGCGGCGTCACGCCTTGCGCGTCACGGGCGTTGACGTCCGCCCCCGCCTTGAGTAGGACATCCAGCGCCTCCGAACGACCCGTCATGATCGCCCCGAGTACGGCGCAGTGTAGCGGTGTCAGGCCAGCGTTGTCCCTGGCCGGCACGCTGGCTCCCTTGTCAATCAGGAACTGGACGAACGCTCCCCGCCCCAGTGACGCTGCGACGTGCATGGGCGTCCTACCGGCCTTGCACGTGGCGTTGACGTCGGCGTGAGCATTGACCAGAACCTCAGCTACGGTAACCAGGCCGGCGCAAGCGGCCTCGTGCAGTGGCGTCTCACCATCCCGATTCCGGGCATTCGGGTTCCCACCCGCCTTCAACAGATTCCGCAGCACTTCCGGCATGCCGCTCAGTGCGATGTGGTGGAGCCACGTCTCACCGTCCGGGCCCGGCACGTTCAGCGTATCGCGAACGTCAATGTATACCCTCGTCACATTCTCGGCCGGGTCAGCGCGTGTCGGCCTGGGCTCCTCCGTCGGCTGAGTGGGTGTCGGTTTGGGCTCCGCGGCGTCAGCGAGCCCCCGCACTGCCACGAGCATCAAGCCGGTCACGTCCTGGTTGCCGCTCTCCAGGCCCAGCTTGGCCGCGGTCGCTCCGGCGTTGTCCTTGAGGGTGGGGTCTGCGCCCTTATCCAGTAGCAGCGCAACGGACTCGGGATCCCCAACGGCGGCTGCCAGGTGCAATGGGGTGTCTCCACGTTCGTCCGCCACATCAACCCTAACACCCTGGTTCAGTAGCACCTCCACCATGCGAGGGTGCTTGCCTTCGGCAGCCTGGTGCAAGGCCGTACGCCCCTTGACTTCACGCATGTATCGATCCAGGGTTAGGAACTGGGCATTGACGTCGACGCCGCTGCTGATCAGTTTGCCCACAGCGTCTGCATTCTCCATCGCCACTGCCCACAGTAGTGCTTCACCCGCATTCTTGCCGCCGGCCCCCGCGGAGATCAACAACCCGACGAGTTCCGGCGCCTCGGCAAGCGCCATCTTGAGCGGGGTCAAGCCTCCGCGCTGGGTGGACATGTTCACGGCCGCACCGCCTGCCAGGAGCAGCTCAGCGGTCTCGCGGTCCCGATTGTGGACGGCGATGTGTAGAGGGGCGTAGCCGCTGATCGTCCCGGTGCCTCTGTAGTTGCCGTCGTACGTCCTGGAGTCGCGGATGTTCGGGTTGGCACCGGCATTCAGGAAGGCGGCAACTGTTGGCCGGTGGAAACAGGCTACGGCGATGTGCAGGGGCGTCCGGCCGAGGTTGTCCTGCTCGTTGATCCTGGCGGCGTACTTCTTGACGGTCGTGCGGAGCTCATTGTCGGTCACAGAGTACGATGCAGCCAGATCATGCAGTGGGTTGGCCCGGGCGCGACCAGTCCAGGTGAGGCCGATGGACAGCGTCAGGAGCAGGCAGGAGAAGAACCGCTTAGTCATGCTGACACCTCCGCAGCGTGGGATTGGCGCCGTGCTGTTGCATAGCTGTTCGACTACCGCGTCTTACGCACCTCTCGCGGTCTCATGTGGGGCTACGCCACCGCGCCAGCCGATGGAACGTCAACCGATTCGCGTCATGGAAGTTGTGCGCACCGTCGTAAGCCGTGCGGACCAGATAGATGATGCTGTCGCCGTCGAACTGCCAATCCACGTACTGAAAGCCCGTCAGCCGCACCGACTGCTCCCACGGCAGCCCCAGGTCGTCCTCGATGAGCGTCCGCCGGTGGGTCCAGTGGATCAGGTCCTCGGAGGTGTGCAGGCTGAGCACGTTGCGCTGGCTGGCATAGCGCGGGTCGGTGTTGTTGTTCGAGAACGTCAGGTAGAGCCCGGTCTGCGGGTCGCGGCGGATCGTGAACTTGGTCATGCCACCGGGGAAGTCCATGATCCGCAGGAACTCCTGACGCAATGCCCTCACCCCCGGCCCCTCTCCCAGGGGGAGAGGGGAGAACGGCTTCGCGCCCGATGCCTTGCACCCCTCTCCCCCTGGGAGAGGGGCCGGGGGTGAGGGTATCACCCGCAGCACCACCGCCTTGTCCGCCAGCGGTGCGGAGTGGAGGCGCAGGATGTTCCAGATCTCGCCCTCCGGCGTCTCGACGGCATTCCCCTCCAGAAAGCCCGGGCCGTCCAGCGGCGGCCAGTCCTCCGGCAGCCACGCGGTGTCGAAAGGCACGCTGTTGCTCATGACCCAGTTGCTCGCATCGAGCAGGTCCGCGTCCTCCGGGCAGGCGAGCATGAGCGACTGGAAGCCCACGCCCCAGCGGGCGTCGCGGCAGTCCTCGAAGGCGCGGTAGATCCAGCCGTCCTTGACGAGCATCGGCATGGGCGCGCAGTGGTAGTTCGGGTTGTCGTGGTAGACGCCACCGCGGAAGAGCAGGCCGCTCTTCTCGTCGCCCGCGTGGGTCCAGGTGTTGCCGCCATCCTCGCTGCGGCGGATGACGATGGAGCCGTACTGCTGCGACACGCCGAGCAGATAGATGGCGCCGCGATGAGCGAACAGGTTGCTCCAGTACTGCCCGGCAACATGGGTCAGGTTCATCCACGTCGCGCCGTCGTCGCGCGAGCGGTAGACGGAGAGCAGGTGCTCCTCGCGCTCGTGATTGCGCGGGCAGCCGGGGCCGAAGTAGTCGTGGGTGGCGAGCAAGTCGCCGTTGTCGAGCCGCAAGAGGCTGGGGCTACCGATGTACGTCTTCGTCGCTGCGTCCTGGAACTTGATCTCGTTGAAAACCATTCCTACAGCCTCACTCGATATACGTGAACCGCGTACGGTCCGAAGGTGTCCGCGATCTTGCCGCCCGTCGTGGCCAGGCTCCGGCTCTCGAATAGGACTTCCGCCCGCGCCCCGAGCGGGAGGCCCGGCACGGCCAACTCCTGGCTCCCCAGGTCCTGCTCGTTGGTGTGCGCTACGAGGACATGGAGGTCCTTCCCGCTCCGGATGGCGCAGGCCCGGAGGCAGCCCTCGGGGCCGGCCTGGAAGCGCTGGGCGTCGTACGCCGGGTCGAGCAGGATCGGCGTCAGCGTCTTGATCTCCGCCACGAGCTGCTTCATCATGGCCCACAGCTCGGGGTGCTCAAGTACCTTGAAGCGCCGGTCATCGTACACGTACCAGATCAGACCGTTGGCGCCCTCGATGAGCGCCTGGTAGGTCATGCTGCGCTCCTGGGCGGGGGTGGGCACGTTCCAGGGGCCGTCGGTATAGCCGAAGCACTGGGGGACGATCCATAGCGGGCGCTGGCGCTGGACCGCCTCGCGGGCCTGCGCCGTCTGCCGGGCCACCGCGATGGCGTTCTTGCGGCCGCCGGAGACCGGGTAGGGGTCGTTGGAGAAGACATCCACGTACGGGGCGTACTTGAGCAGCACCGCGGCGTTGGCGACCGTCGTGTAGAGCGGGTGGCTGGCGTCGGTGTCGTAGAGGGCGTCAATGTTGCGGCCGACCTGCTCGGGCGGCACATTGGCGCAGTCGGGCTCGTCCCCCGAGTTCCAGGCCAGGATGGCCGGATGGTCCTTGAAGCGCTGCAGGGCCGGCGAGCCGGCGCCGATGCCCTCGGGGATGACATGCAGCCCCAGGGCGCGGGCGCGGTCCAGCACCGCCTGGAAGTTGTCCAGGTTCGTGCAACTGGTATGCACGGTGTTGAAGCCGGCGGCAGC
This genomic interval carries:
- a CDS encoding DegT/DnrJ/EryC1/StrS family aminotransferase; this translates as MSDKYVYIGSEEKELIGAVVDSQELWRGAGDEGPVAMFEDEFAAHLGRRYVHANCSGTCANEAALAALGLEPGDEVIVTPCSFIASSIAPVGLGLVPVFADVDPRNFVLTAETIEAALTPRAKAVVVVHLWGQPANMGPILQVAKKHGLKVVEDCAQCYDGVWQGKLTGTIGDTACWSLQQSKHLTSGEGGIIATDDEEAYKRTVLFCNCGMPWYRFGVARPSSPPVGPLLTRGHFAFGHNYRMSNLQGAAALGQLHQIERLKARRKQVADALTAALSGTPGLLLPQPYPDTVPNYWAYPVMVDPATGFSAAEVAQWVSEAGGSVGRYAEINYLEACYQQMEAARRTSIGIPLPDYVHYKQGVCPQAEATAQQLIMFGVMPWNDDEAVARNCEVLRGVMEKRA
- a CDS encoding ankyrin repeat domain-containing protein, with protein sequence MTKRFFSCLLLTLSIGLTWTGRARANPLHDLAASYSVTDNELRTTVKKYAARINEQDNLGRTPLHIAVACFHRPTVAAFLNAGANPNIRDSRTYDGNYRGTGTISGYAPLHIAVHNRDRETAELLLAGGAAVNMSTQRGGLTPLKMALAEAPELVGLLISAGAGGKNAGEALLWAVAMENADAVGKLISSGVDVNAQFLTLDRYMREVKGRTALHQAAEGKHPRMVEVLLNQGVRVDVADERGDTPLHLAAAVGDPESVALLLDKGADPTLKDNAGATAAKLGLESGNQDVTGLMLVAVRGLADAAEPKPTPTQPTEEPRPTRADPAENVTRVYIDVRDTLNVPGPDGETWLHHIALSGMPEVLRNLLKAGGNPNARNRDGETPLHEAACAGLVTVAEVLVNAHADVNATCKAGRTPMHVAASLGRGAFVQFLIDKGASVPARDNAGLTPLHCAVLGAIMTGRSEALDVLLKAGADVNARDAQGVTPLGLVLHAKRDDLVDKLRRQGATE
- a CDS encoding glycoside hydrolase, with product MVFNEIKFQDAATKTYIGSPSLLRLDNGDLLATHDYFGPGCPRNHEREEHLLSVYRSRDDGATWMNLTHVAGQYWSNLFAHRGAIYLLGVSQQYGSIVIRRSEDGGNTWTHAGDEKSGLLFRGGVYHDNPNYHCAPMPMLVKDGWIYRAFEDCRDARWGVGFQSLMLACPEDADLLDASNWVMSNSVPFDTAWLPEDWPPLDGPGFLEGNAVETPEGEIWNILRLHSAPLADKAVVLRVIPSPPAPLPGGEGCKASGAKPFSPLPLGEGPGVRALRQEFLRIMDFPGGMTKFTIRRDPQTGLYLTFSNNNTDPRYASQRNVLSLHTSEDLIHWTHRRTLIEDDLGLPWEQSVRLTGFQYVDWQFDGDSIIYLVRTAYDGAHNFHDANRLTFHRLARWRSPT